From a single Oreochromis niloticus isolate F11D_XX linkage group LG3, O_niloticus_UMD_NMBU, whole genome shotgun sequence genomic region:
- the LOC109201316 gene encoding high affinity immunoglobulin epsilon receptor subunit alpha-like, whose product MGQSLLCTMGFFLLSTGNLEVGPKPTVTLQPSWTQIYSGETVTVRCEIQGGEGAQWTYEWRRGQSNIRSASREYTMNRTTESDGGGYSCRGRRGSSWTNWSDVTTLTVLPKPKAELRHDNTAVPVGGSVTLTCSVNTSSSSSGWKYYWYRYENYYTTSLDAGFLSNGEISISEKGLYWCRGGRGEPVYYTEDSESVMIMSNRPVVTLYPNWSEIYSGETITVRCEIHGGDTEWDYEWETNNIIKAPNQNEYRIRSASSSNSGNYRCKGRMKSSQYEITRWSDSITLNVSCKLSWRCFAEIICLIKSVKTLVFLTIL is encoded by the exons ATGGGGCAATCTTTGCTCTGCACGATGGGCTTTTTCT tgCTCAGCACTGGAAATCTTGAAG TTGGTCCtaagcccactgtgaccctgcagccatcctggactcagatatacagcggtgagacagtcactgtcagatgtgagattcagggaggtgaaggagctcagtggacgtatgaatggagacGAGGCCAGTCAAACATACGTTCAGCATCCAGAGAATACACAATGAACAGAACTACGGAGTCTGATGGTGGAGGATACAGCTGTCGGGGCAGAAGGGGCTCTTCCTGGACAAACTGGAGTGACGTCACCACATTGACTGTATTAC CTAAACCAAAGGCTGAACTGAGACATGataacacagctgttccagtagggggcagtgtgaccctgacctgctctgtcaacacatcatcatcatcatctggatggaaatactactggtaCAGATATGAGAACTATTATACTACATCACTGGATGCAGGTTTTCTATCAAATGGAGAAATCAGCATCTCAGAGAAAGGACTCTActggtgcagaggaggaagaggagaaccagtttactacacagaggacagtgaATCAGTCATGATTA TGTCAAACAGGCCTGTTGTGACTCTGTATCCAAACTGGTCTGAGATATACAGCGGAGAGAcgatcactgtcagatgtgagatccaTGGAGGAGACACTGAGTGGGATTATGAGTGGGAAACAAACAACATCATAAAAGCtccaaatcaaaatgaatacaggattagatctgcttcatcatccaaCAGTGGAAACTATCGCTGTAAGGGCAGAATGAAAAGTTCACAGTATGAAATAACAAGATGGAGTGATTCCATCACACTGAATGTATCATGTAAGTTAAGTTGGAGATGTTTCGCCGAGATTATATGTTTGATCAAATCAGTGAaaacacttgtttttcttacaatTTTGTAG